A stretch of Cicer arietinum cultivar CDC Frontier isolate Library 1 chromosome 5, Cicar.CDCFrontier_v2.0, whole genome shotgun sequence DNA encodes these proteins:
- the LOC101512414 gene encoding uncharacterized protein: MVSRGFEPTVITYGILLNCCCNQGDFSNARKVFDEMLQRRIEPNVVIYTILIRVFCNGSEMEEAERIFKSMKESGVDPNLYTYVTLIDGYCKMGDVKRVFELYSDMLWNGLRPDVVTFANLVDVLCKVDNLKAAQNCFVYMTKFGVFPNSYVYNCLIDGYCKAGDLVEAMQLLVQMERNGISVDVFTYSILVKGFCDSGKLEEAKDLIEKMGKAGILCNTVTYNVLIDGYCKMGYMEKAIDVCSQMTERKIEPNVITFSTLIDGFCKKRNIKAAMGLYTEMVIKGLVPDVVTYTALIDGHCKVGNNKEAFELHKEMLDAGVTPNVFTVSCLIDGLLKDGSTYGAIKLFLEKTGVGCPGGKVDHRRLCSPNDVMYAVLIQGLCKDGRIFKATKFFAEMRCNGFKPDVVLYVIMLEAHFRFNHVIDVMMLHADVLKMGVMRNTSVYHVLSRGYKENAYLKHAQMCSEHLMEYDIQCP; this comes from the coding sequence ATGGTGTCGCGCGGGTTTGAACCTACTGTTATCACCTACGGCATTTTATTGAATTGTTGCTGCAACCAAGGTGATTTTAGTAATGCACgcaaggtgtttgatgaaatgcttCAACGAAGAATTGAACCCAATGTGGTGATTTACACTATTCTCATTCGTGTTTTCTGCAATGGAAGTGAAATGGAAGAAGCTGAGAGGATTTTTAAGAGTATGAAGGAATCTGGGGTGGACCCAAATTTGTACACTTATGTTACTCTCATTGATGGGTATTGCAAAATGGGTGATGTGAAACGTGTTTTTGAATTGTATAGTGATATGTTGTGGAATGGTTTGCGTCCTGATGTTGTGACTTTTGCGAATTTGGTAGATGTTTTGTGCAAGGTGGACAATTTGAAGGCAGCGCAAAACTGCTTTGTTTATATGACTAAATTTGGTGTTTTTCCTAATTCGTATgtttataattgtttgattgATGGTTACTGTAAAGCAGGGGATTTGGTTGAAGCAATGCAATTGCTAGTTCAAATGGAACGGAATGGAATTTCCGTGGATGTTTTTACGTATAGTATACTGGTTAAGGGTTTCTGCGACTCAGGTAAGTTGGAGGAAGCTAAGGATTTGATTGAGAAGATGGGAAAAGCAGGGATTTTATGTAATACTGTGACTTACAATGTGTTGATTGATGGATACTGTAAAATGGGTTATATGGAGAAGGCTATTGATGTGTGTTCTCAAATGACTGAAAGGAAAATAGAACCCAATGTGATCACATTTTCTACATTGATTGATGGGTTTTGCAAGAAAAGGAACATAAAAGCTGCTATGGGGTTGTATACAGAAATGGTTATCAAAGGTCTTGTGCCTGATGTGGTGACTTACACGGCTTTGATCGACGGGCATTGCAAGGTTGGAAACAACAAAGAGGCTTTTGAACTGCATAAGGAGATGCTGGATGCGGGAGTAACGCCAAATGTGTTCACAGTTAGTTGTTTGATTGATGGACTTTTGAAAGATGGAAGTACTTATGGTGCAATCAAACTTTTCTTGGAGAAAACTGGAGTTGGTTGCCCTGGAGGTAAAGTAGATCATAGAAGGTTGTGTTCTCCAAATGATGTTATGTATGCTGTTTTAATTCAAGGTTTATGTAAAGATGGACGTATTTTTAAGGCCACTAAATTTTTCGCGGAAATGAGATGTAATGGCTTCAAACCAGACGTGGTGCTTTATGTTATCATGTTGGAAGCACATTTTCGATTCAATCACGTGATTGATGTAATGATGTTGCATGCAGATGTACTGAAGATGGGTGTTATGAGAAATACTTCTGTATATCATGTGTTGTCTAGGGGCTATAAAGAGaatgcatatttaaaacatgCTCAAATGTGTTCTGAGCATTTAATGGAATATGACATTCAGTGTCCTTAA
- the LOC101497417 gene encoding LOW QUALITY PROTEIN: putative pentatricopeptide repeat-containing protein At1g74400 (The sequence of the model RefSeq protein was modified relative to this genomic sequence to represent the inferred CDS: substituted 1 base at 1 genomic stop codon), with protein MTHLKRFNTLLQTSVNKLVYDPISMWHGKAQFHNYNLKQPKPKPNQTLRNYLESNNNTEVLLLFRTFLRKKSPTFNSIDSFSFLFTLKACIKKKHSSIEGEQLHGLIIKFGYESIVQLQTSLLRVYAEGGNLFDAHQVFDEIHSKNIICWTSLICAYVGNYRPKKGLELFRLMLMNNVEPDRVTVTIALSACADTGGLEMGVWIHDFVQRKQGLEIDLCLNNALINMYAKCGDIVNARKLFDSTRNKDVATWTSMIVGHALHGQAHEALQLFSEMNTRRDNNVSPNDVTFIGVLMACSHAGLVEEGKRHFKSMSEDYGIQPRESHFGCMVDMLCRNGLLXDAYEFIIEMPVAPNAVIWRTLLGACSLHGDLELAKEVRHQLLNLDPGYVGDSVAMSNIYAKKDMWNKKIIVRNHIKRSRAPGYSSIVTSNDNLPLMSDI; from the coding sequence ATGACACATTTGAAACGGTTCAACACTTTGCTTCAAACAAGTGTAAACAAGTTGGTTTATGACCCTATATCCATGTGGCATGGCAAAGCTCAGTTTCACAATTATAACCTTAAACaaccaaaaccaaaaccaaatcaAACCCTTAGAAATTACCTTGAATCCAACAACAACACCGAGGTGCTTCTACTCTTTAGAACCTTCTTAAGAAAAAAATCACCGACTTTCAATTCCATTGATagcttttctttcctttttactCTTAAAGCCTGCATCAAAAAGAAACATTCCTCTATCGAAGGAGAACAATTGCATGGCCTCATCATAAAATTTGGATATGAATCCATAGTTCAACTCCAAACATCCCTTTTGAGAGTGTATGCAGAAGGGGGaaacctatttgatgcacaccAAGTGTTTGATGAAATACACTCAAAGAACATTATATGTTGGACATCTTTGATTTGTGCTTATGTTGGAAATTACAGACCTAAGAAAGGTTTGGAATTATTTAGACTGATGCTGATGAACAATGTGGAACCTGATCGAGTCACTGTGACGATTGCTCTCTCGGCTTGTGCTGATACTGGGGGACTCGAAATGGGTGTATGGATTCACGATTTCGTTCAGCGTAAACAAGGGTTGGAGATAGATTTGTGTTTGAATAATGCTCTCATAAATATGTATGCTAAGTGTGGTGATATTGTAAATGCAAGGAAGTTGTTTGATAGCACAAGAAACAAAGATGTTGCTACATGGACTTCTATGATTGTAGGACATGCACTTCATGGTCAAGCACATGAAGCTCTTCAACTTTTCTCAGAAATGAACACAAGGAGGGACAATAATGTTTCCCCGAACGATGTGACGTTCATTGGAGTTTTAATGGCATGCAGCCATGCAGGGTTGGTCGAGGAAGGGAAACGACATTTCAAAAGTATGAGTGAAGATTATGGTATACAACCAAGAGAGTCTCATTTTGGCTGCATGGTTGATATGTTGTGCAGAAACGGGCTTCTGTGAGATGCATATGAATTCATAATTGAGATGCCAGTTGCTCCGAATGCGGTAATCTGGCGAACCTTGCTCGGAGCGTGTAGCCTCCATGGCGATTTAGAACTAGCCAAAGAAGTTCGGCATCAGCTGCTCAATTTGGACCCTGGCTATGTTGGTGATAGTGTTGCTATGTCGAATATTTACGCGAAAAAAGATATGTGGAATAAAAAGATTATTGTTAGGAATCATATTAAACGGTCAAGAGCTCCTGGCTACAGCTCAATTGTAACTTCAAATGATAATCTTCCTCTAATGTCAGATATATGA